Sequence from the Meleagris gallopavo isolate NT-WF06-2002-E0010 breed Aviagen turkey brand Nicholas breeding stock chromosome 15, Turkey_5.1, whole genome shotgun sequence genome:
ACAGGCATCAGGGATGTTCTGAGGAATGCAGCTGGTCATATTGACCAGAGAAAAAGAGCGCTCTGAACAAACAATCCCATGAATCCTGCACTCACATATGCACAGACACATGAAGCATAACTGTAAGGTCATGGCTGTTTTTCCTCCCATCCACTTATCAGTGCTTGTATTGGAGAGAACAAACACTGGATGTTCTCTCACATTAACCCCTTCTCCTCTCACCCCAAAATACTGTTGCTCAAACCACAAGTCATAACACCAAACAAAAAGCCAGAGATAGCACACAGCATCTTAAAGGAAGGAGCAAAAGAAAAGTCTGATGTCTGATGCCACAGTGGCAGCTGACCCAGCTCTGTCTCATGCTCCTTAATCACAAATAAGCCTCCAGTCTTCAAGAGGTGTGCCCAGACAGACCCTACAACAGCCTGAGCCCAGAACAACCTCAGCCACCATCTCCAAACTGTTCTTGGAACTAATGGGCATTGAACAGGCAATAAGTCATCAGGCATCATCAGGCAAAACTCTGAAGAGAATCCTGCTGAAATGCAGGAACAATTCTGGAGCAACCTGGAAGCTAACTAGATCCCATCCTACAGAAATTGATGCAGGAGGGGCTTTCCCTATGACAGGTTTATTGCACATTGTCCTGCTACGTGCACATTGGCACATATGTGCCTGCAACACCAGGCAGGGATGTCACAAATCCCCGTGGAAACCCCCAGTGTGAAATTCAAGGCTCTCCCCATCTTAGTGCTGAGGATAGAGGGCCAAGCAGTGAGTCTATAGGATACAGGGGGCAGCACAGTGAATACAAGATAATTAAATCTCTTAACTGAATTACAAATCCTCAGACTTGCAGCCTGTGTGAGACATTTCCCACTCCGGACCAGACTTTAAtcaaacacacagcttttcCAGTCACCCTCCAAATTTTGTCCTTGCGTGGTTCCACTTCTCTGCTGTTAATGAGATCAACTCAGATGTCAACTCCAAGTCAAGTAAGAGAGCTGCCTGCCTGTAATCTCACATGTCTCCTCCAAATCTTCTTCAAGGCCATACTTACAggtttcattttatgttttaaagatGAGGGTCACTTGTATTAAATTCCTCCCTGCACACAGTGCAAATGTCATATACATCATTCTCTGTTTCAAGTNNNNNNNNNNNNNNNNNNNNNNNNNNNNNNNNNNNNNNNNNNNNNNNNNNNNNNNNNNNNNNNNNNNNNNNNNNNNNNNNNNNNNNNNNNNNNNNNNNNNGATGACGCCTCCGGCTGAGGAGGGATTTCCGGGTTGCCGCCCGGCTCTCGCGAGAGTTATGCCAAAGCCGCAGCGGCGCGCGGTGCGGTACGTTGCGGCTCGCGCCTGGCGCGCGCTCCCGCGGAGGGGACGGAAACGGAGGGGGCGGGGAAGGCGGAGCGCCACGCGGGGTTCTGCCCGCGGCGCGCATGCGCAAAGCCGTCGTCCTTGTCGCGCGCCCCGCCCGGCCGTAGGCTCGCGGCGCGAAGCGCGTGACGTAGCGCCGCGTGCTGTTACGTAGCGTGCTGCCGTTGTTGTGTTTCGTGCTGTTACTGCTGTTGTGTTTCGTGCTGTTACTGCTGTTGTGTTTCGTGCTGCACGCTCGGGTGTCTGGGATGTGCTGCTTGTCCGTGCTCAGCAGCCGCTGTCTGACTGCTCACGGCTGTTATACCTcgtttctgctgctgtttcgGGGCGGTTGTCTGTGCACCACTGGGTTCATTTCCCCGCGTGGCCTCAGCTGCCTGCTCACCATTTCCATAAAAGTACCCAGGAAAACGCCTTGGCAGCTCTTACACCTCAGGCATCGTTCAGCATCTCAGCTTTAGTCCTCGTACCtcagcagaagcagctctgACTGCTGCTTTGCTAACGGCTGCTCTCTTACCAATTAATCTCGGAGCTGTCAGCATcttctgaagttcattttgaTTCGCAGTTTATCTCCGCGGTCGATAGTTGGCGTATTGCTCGCTCGGCTCTGATCTGCGGTCCCTGCCGTAATGTATGCCACGTGCTGCATTTGCAGAAAGGTCTCTGTCACCtttagcaaagagaaaatcCCGTTCTTGCATTGCTCAGAGCTGAGCCTTTGTCTCACACTGGAGGGTTTTTGATGGACGTGCAGCTCAGGGCACAGCCTGGCCAACGAACAGCTGTGTGTTTATTGCACTCCTGTGTTTATTGCACTCCTGTGTTTAGTGCACTCCTGTGTTCAGTCCTCCTGTGACCCGAACTGCGGTAGAAAGCAAACGAAGACATCCTTTACACTAATCTTAGAGGCTGTAAATCCTTCAGATAGAAGCCATATCTGAATTGGACAGAGgttaaaaagaaacactgacATCTGTGCAGTTTACTCTTATCACTTACTTTAGCATATTAGATTAACAGTGCTACCAGAGCGAGACCAAGTCCAAATAAGATGCTGGACAACCTTTATTCTCTTGAAATGCCAGTTTCCACTTCCTCCTTTGCACGTACCTAAATAGCTCAGAGGAATCATGTTGCTCCACATTAAGTCCATGATAAATAACAATTAGCAGCAACAGCTGAGAATTAAAAACTCTTTCCTTGGTAGGAAATAGCTTGCATTAGTCAAGAGAAAGTGTCAGTGGAAACAGTAGCAGTCTCAAATATGGAAAtgaagcaacaggaaaagagaTGAGATGGCACGAGGCTGGGAGGGGAGTTAGGAATATTCCTTCCAGAAAAGGTTGCTTGATAAAAATATAATGGTAGGTACAAAAAATCAACAAGGCACCACCATTACTCGTGCTTGCAGAACACTGCAATTCTCACTACTGCTAGCTTGAAATTCTGCTTACAAAACAGCAGCGTATATTGCTTCACTCATGAGGGGCTGTATGATGCTAACTGTGAGAGGAGGTGGTCCTTAATTTTCCTCGCATGGAAAAATAAGCATGGTAAGTTATGTCAAGTAACACCCTCATTTCTCAGAGTTTAGTTTATAATAGGACACTCTATATTGGGCAAGTAGTACAGATCGGGGCCACATCTGCATAATAAAGACAACACTCCAGCACGTTACATCTTGCAATACTGTAATTACAGACTTTATGGTTGGTCAGTATATTTAAACACAACTGAGCCCAACCACATTCTAACCTATTTGCATTTCATCCTCATAGATAGAATCAATACCTGTAACTGTTTGATGTAGCGACAGCTGTTGCAGTTTATAGATTTAGTGAGACATGATGAAAGCTGGACTGCTGGGCTTTGCCAAACTCCCCTGTAACTCACATGCGTTTAACAAATACACCTTTGACCCATTCAGTTGCACTGGCATCAGCTACTTTGTGCTGAAAACATGAGTTAGTTCCATGGTAGAAACTACTTATCTTTAAGGTAGAGCTGTCTTTTTTATTCTCAGATACAGCCATTCGTTCTTGGTGAAAAACTCTTACCTGCAGAGCTGTATTCTGAGCGCTTGACTGAGTGACAGCATGTGCACATGCACAGGGAGCAGTGCCAACACTAACAGTGACATGGTACTGACTTCACATGACTTGTCTGGGAGGGGACAGCCAACTCCTGCCTGGAAACACCCTGCTGCCGGTGCCTAAACCCTCATAAAGTTTCCACAGCAGTAGTGAAAGGTGAGGAGTTGTCCTCTGAGCAGAAACACAGGACCTCTCCTAGGCTACAATCAGCAGGAGGTGAGCAAAGAGACTGAGCTCAAAGGTATCGTGGCTTGAAAATACCTGattgaaactgaagaaataactAAAAGGCACTGTCATACGtatgtttaaaatacaattgTAAGCTTTTCTAGGAACTGTAATTGCCTACTGAGCTATGCAGAGCTTGGCACAATAGGAGACCCGCCAGACACGACATCCAGTCCTGTATCAGACTGTACAGTGTGGCTGATGTGCAGCTTCTGTGGAGAGCAGGTAGGCTGtccttacattttctttctgtaggtTTTGTACTTTCGCAGAGAGTGGAAGACAAGGTGGTTTGCCACGCTGCCCGTGCACTGTAAAGGTTGATTCCAGTGAAGTTCTAAAATAGAAGATTCAAGCAAGAGGGAAAAAGGAGTCCCAGGCAGCTGGGCTGGCAGCCAGTCCATCACTGCAGACGTCTCCAGTTattcctgccagcagcaggagcacagtgctgggtgCAGTACAAGGGGAATTGGGCACTTGTGCAGTCTCAGTATGGGATTGTCTGGGCAACAAGAAACGTAAGGGGgcatgaataataataataataataataataataatgcaaatttttaatgcaaaaaatatgtcttttttATCAAAGTTTTCTGAcagtttggttgtttttcttttctgttgatgCTAAGCATTTTAGAACATGGCCTGGACAAGCTAGTGTTTTCTGATAGCTGAAATGTAAAAGACAAAGCAGGGCTCATACTTAGTTGTTGGAGAAATGATGAAgtacatggaaataaaagaaatagtttGTATTGGAATTATTTACTGTCTAAAGCCAGAAAAACATTGATTTACAGTTTTGTTTGGATCAAACTTTGTGTTAACTAGTTAGAGATAACCGCAAAGGAACTTCTATTTTAAACAGCACCACTTCTGTCTAATGCTTGCATATAGCTGCAGACAGCTGAGGTCTTCACTGATTGCTTCAGGGCTGTATAACATGCCAAAAGAGACCAGTGCCAAGCAGTTGGAAGGACTTTTTGTTTGCTGAAACAGCCATGGATACATGAATGCTTCTGTTAACATACCTGGTGCATTCTGAATCAGGAAAGATAATCAGCAAAAAGAGAGCAATGGGGAAAAACACAATCCATCAAAATGTATCttgttttaatggaaataacACGAAGTTTTGTTCTGTACATGTGACAATAAAGGTAGAGAATACTGAGATTTTGGGGAGGGGGGTAAGCAGACGTGGCAGTACTGTTTCGAAATGGAAGGTTTTGCTCAAGAAAGGCTCCTGTGATAGtctgattatttaaaaaaaatagaagaaatagaaaCTTATTTGCAGACTCCTAGAATGTGAGACTCAGCCAAGCAATGGCTTTCTTTTCCTAGCAACTCCAAGCAGAGGTGCGTTCTCCATTGTGCCCTTTGCATGCAAAGATAAGCACTGCTGTACGGAGCTGCTAAGTAACTGAAGCATCTGCACCTCTCAGATCTAGTGCTGTCTATTGCAGGATCATCTAGGAGTGGAATAATCTCTTACCACAGTCACTGTGGCCAGCACTGTTTACTGTACTGTCACAGCAGAATAATTTCATTGTActgttttctgtctctgctgGGTGGTTGTAGTGAGGCATACAACAAAAGGACAAGGGACATGAGTTATAACAAGGGGCATTCTGACtagatactaggaaaaaaatacaggagaGGTAGCCCAACACCAGAACAGATttcacagagaagctgtggagtctCCCTCCATGTAGACGCTCAGAGCTCAACCCAAGGCTCTCTGCAACCTGATCTAACATTGTAGTTGGTTTTGTACTGAGCAAGATGTTGGACCAAGTCTCTTCCAAGTGAAATTAGGTTGTTTTTTTATGTAGTGAAGTAAAACATCCTTAAAGAGTAAGGAAAGTGTTGGAACAGGGATGGGAATGGCTCAAAGCATGAATGGGTTATTCATTTGACATGTTTCAACCTTAGTGGTGTTTTCATAGAGATAATCAGCACTCCTGCAGAGGACCTGTGTGACAAGATGGGAGCATACTATTTATTGCATAACACAAACTCCTTCATCAAGATCAGGAGGTCTTTGCAATGAAGATAAGACCAGTTTGTCCCATGGCAAGTTATTTATGTTGTTCTCTCCAGACTAGCATGTTATTTGTTATTGTAACTCCTAGGAGATAGTGTTCTCCATCAGGTATATTATAGTCCCAGTGTATTTTACCAATGAAGTTTTGGTTGGCAAATTTGatgcagagggggaaaaaaattaggAGTTCTCATAGAGTAGTTTTGTTAGCTCACAAAATCTCATAGTGAGGAGCTGTCTCCTCATCTTCCCATTGGAATATTTACAACTCTAGTGTTGAAATACAGGGCTTGTGGTTCCATGTCAGatctctttttgtctttttgttttttttcttttttcttcccagaactGTTTCACTTCAGTAGTTTGGTAAACTGGCCTCATCTTTTTCTGTCCTTGAGTAAGCAGGGATGCAAGTGGGAGGAAGAAGTccagtttttctctctgctgcccATTGATCTGCAGACTAATCTGTTGTAGGGAAACAGGGCTGGAAACACTTGAATAGACAGAGTCACATTTGTGAGGCTGTACCCAGAAAGCTGTCGTCCAGTCTCCTGGATAACATGATGGTTTCTTTTTGGCAGTGTATCCCTCctttctgaaacactgcaaGAAGAGCACTCCCAAGGCGCTTGCTATCATCACAAAGGTAATAGTACATCATCTCTTTAATTAGCCATTTTCTAACTGTTTGCACCTTAGATAGCTGCCTTGGAGTCTTCTTTGTACTCTCCTTTGTTACCTTAGGTAACATAGTTTGCCTGTGCTTGATTATTGATCCAGGTACgaaaagcaaaacagatcaAATTGTGCCATACTCAGTAAATCTGTCATTCATATTATTAGAATTCAtgtgcttttttcttaatgtctgTGTGAAACCAAGAAAACCTTATGGAATGTTTTCTTAGCTTTCACTAATTACAGTTTATGATAAGAGTGCAGCAATATGAAAACAGCTATGCAATAATCCCTATGGCAGGTACAGCACACCTCCTGAAACTGATCTTTCTGTGGCCAAGGAGAGCAATTCAGACCCAGCAGCTGCTTCAGCCTTGTGCTCgattctttcctctcttttcttttttaaattcagaagtgGCAATAAACAGTCCAGTCAGAGCCAAATGCAAGGAGGTCTGTCATGAGGCAGCCACCTGCACTTTGGGTTTTAATCCTGAAACTGGCAGTCAGACTACTTCAGTCATTATCAACCACGGCTGGACTTAAAGCAGTGATGATTTTCTCATCACCATGCTCTCAGACTGTAACTTGCAGTTCCTCTGCCACGTGGGTGAGGGCTGCACGGTGCTCTGCTGCATTCATACTTCATGGCACAAGCTCACACTGTAGTAgtcaggttttttgttttcattgttggCAGTTTAGCAGCATGCCTGCCTTGTGGTAGAGCACACATCTCATGTCGTCATTTGCTTGGCAGTCCGTGCAGGGCTGTTCCTACTGAGTGCAGTGTGTTTCTGGGACAGATCGAGGCAGAGGGCTGTACTGCAGCACATCAGCTTTGGTTTGGGCTGTTCTTCCATTTTAGTTTGCTACCCTTACGTCCCCATCAGCATAAGGGTAAAACACTGACACACATCAGGAAATAAAGGAACTTTTGTAAGGCTTTCTTTAgaggtttttcttcttgtacAATAATGAAGGATGGACGGGGCACAGGGAGTAAATACCTTCATTTTGCAACTAAACTTGCAGATGAAGTGATTTGCTGTTGTTAGTGGTGCATTCTTCCACCCTGCAGCTGTACAAAGCTCACTCAGATCACTTCTTatttcagatgaagaaagaCTCTGGGTATTCCACCATGGCTGCGCATCAGGAGCAGGTAAAGACTCAAAGTCCACCTTTTGAAGGAAGTGTTGAGCAGGTGCCTTGGAAAGCTGGATGAGCTGAATGACCTTCTAAGAGCAGCAACACACTCATCAACTCTGACCACTTCAGCACAATTAGGAGGTCATCACTCATCATATTGAAACATTTTCCCAGCATTTTTTCCCTCCCAGTGGACCGCAGCTGTAGCACTGAGTGGTGAAAGGCCTCTTACTGTTGCTTGCATGGCAAGATACCATAATACTCCACATAGCCAGAAACTGTGCCACCTGACCATGCTAAAAGTGGTGCTGCTAAACAGCCTGTTTCCCAGCTGGTGTGCTCCAGTCTCTTTACCTTGCAGGTAGGAACTCCAATTGGCACTTCAGCTATTTAGCAAATTGTACAAGGCCTTTGATCAGTGGATCAGAGTTTGGAAACCTCTCTGGAGGTGTTGCTTGCATGTGAGAAACAGGGTGTTAGCACTTGGACTTGaagaacaggatttttttttaatgtgaactTCTCTGTCCCTGCAGTTCATGTAATTATAGTGCATGGGATTCATCCATGTAATCACTTCCTCGTGTGTGGTAAAAACACAGCCTCCAAACAAGACAGTTTCTATCAGAAGGCTTTGAAAATAGCTGAAGTGCTGAACTTTGGCTGCTCCCCGTCCTGCCTCAGAGCAGGTGGATCAGGAGTCATTCATTTTTGTGAATCTTTGAGCATCTTTGAGAATCTTGGAGGACACTAAAGAATCAAATAGCATTTGGTCTAACTAAGAATTCCAACTCTCTAAAACTTGGGAGCTTTTCTTTGGTGTGTCTGTCATCTCAGGAGAAAGAAGGATTTGTAGGATAGAGTTCTGTTAAAAGACTCAAAGTATTTTATAGCTTTTGATACATAttacatatacatattttttttcctgaagaacatCCAGATGGTGCTTCAGGCTCTAAAGATTAAGAAATCCTTATCTACTGTCAGCATGCATTAGTGTAACATGGACAACGTGGATACAACTGGAAGCGTGTGACCTGTGAGAGCAAATGTCCAGCCCTGAACCCAGCACGtactgctgtggggctgggacaggTGACTTTTGCCAGCCTTGCATTCGTGGGGGAGTCACCCACTGATAATGCTGGCAAATGATTGTATTGCTTTTAGAGTAAGCCTATAGGGCTCACTGACATGAAGCTGAAGGGCAAGAGTCCAGGAAATGACTTTCTCCTCAGTTGCCAACTTGACAAAAACTGAGAtgataggaaaaaatgtttgtttcagtgAGGAAAGTTTCAGTGCTAACGAGCAAAGTTCTGTCCTGGGACAGATAAATATTGCTGACAAGTTCTGGGCAACGTTTAATATTCTGTAGCTGATACAGAACCCGAAAGAGCTCCTAATGCTCAAGGCTGTGTTGAGAGGGTTCCTCCGTATTGCATTACTCAAAACACACCTGCATTCAACAGCTACTCCTGAGCTGCCTCTCTTGTTTGTCCTCTCTGCTGGGAGAGGACCAGGACAACAGCTATGAATCATGCTATTTCTACTCCAGTCTGTTTTTGCAGCACAACACACCAATAAAAAACAGGAAGGACAGAGTAATGCACAAGACACTACCTGGTTATTACACTGCATAGTTTtgatttgcatttattttttagtcATCCTGCCGATAAATATAATGCATGCTCACCTGAGAAAACTCCAACAAAGATTTCTGAACTCCAGAGTCAATTCCAACTGGGGCTATGCTAGAAGACAAATCGTTAATTATGTATTTATCATATATttgacaaacattttaaaatatttactcaATCCATTTCAATATATTTGTCCAAATATATTGAATACTGCTTTTTGAATATTCCTATTCCTAGAATCAAAAGGACTCTGATAATTTTCTGACTGTTGCTTTGTGAAGTTCAAGTCCTTACTGTGCTAAAAGAATGTTAGCATCGCAGTGCTCTCACACTGTACACAGGAAGATTCCTTCAGCAGATAACATTTCTGTGACTGAGAGCAAGGATTTAGAGAACACTGTACTTTTAAGAAGCTGTGTGTTTTAACTCCTTGTTGTTGTGCAGTTGTTCTGTATAGGTGGCACACGGTGCCTTCCAGACCAGCTGTACTCCCAGTACAAGAACTGAAATATATCTGCGATGGGCTAAAGGCACAGCACAAGGCAGTGGAACGTCCTGTGTGAGACCTCTGTCATGGGGGAAAGGATGAGCTTCTGAGCACGAGTCTGTCTTTAGAATCAGTCTTCAAAGCTGAAAAGCGAGCTGAGACAGTAGCTCCAGATCACCTGAGCACAGCAGTTCTTCATGCCTGCTGGGGGAGAGCCCATTGCATACTGGCAGGAAGGACAGACTGGTGGGGTGGGGGAGGTGCTGTGATGGAGCACCATTCCTTACCCCACAGTCTTCCATTCCTACTGTTCTGAGTTGTCCAGAAGCCCTTTGTAGCACAGTTCAGGTACTGAGAAATTTATCCAATAAAAATGGGGAGGGAAAATTCTGTGGTCCTTAACAGCTTTGTTATTGTGTTTTCAGAGTGTAAAACAATACAGACTGACATAAGACAACCTGTACCACATACGTTTCACATACAAAAGCTCTAGTATAGGACAGCAGCATGAACTTAACTCTCGTTGCTTGTGCACAGGAGGAGAagctctgggctgctgtgaagaTGTCTGCCCTTGTCCTTGGCTCAGCCCTGCTCATATTCACTGCTTTAATGAACTCTGTTTCTTGGTAAGATTGCTCAGACAAAAGAGACTCGAGGAGAAGCGTTTTTGTGTAGAGGGGATAAACAGACTGAGAAAAGATGAGTGACTTAGAACACTTATTCCCACAGGTGCGTGCAAAAGATCTGGGATACTTCGGGCTACTTTTGGCAGACAACGTGGCTGAAGCTTTACTACCTGTTTGAGGGAAGGGAATGGTCACTTTTCCTCTTTGGTGGGTTCCTCAGGTTTACAACCCTTTGCTGTACTAGGAACCATCCATGCAGTGCATCTAAAATGGAACATGGATGTGCCATCCTCAACTCACTAAAACACACGTAGCCTTCCATGCCAGCTACAGCTGATGGCACAACCATGCTGCCTTTGGAGTGGTTCCTCATCAGACCCCTTACACAGGTTAAAAATTCGATCTTTTTGCTGCTACTGAAAGCATAGAAATTGCATCTCTCTGTAGACATGCTCTTTGCTCCTGTGAGAAATGAATGACTCAGTAGAACTAATTTCTGAAAGTTCAAGTAAAATTAGTGAATTTTACGCTTGCTGTGATTAACTGTTGGTGAACAGGCTTAGCAAGGATGTTGCAAGGTCCAAGGATCAACTCAAACTTATCCAGTGTGTATTTAAACATCAACCATGAAGTAGGTCCCCAGATCTTAAAGCTCTTTATCCTTTGAACATGGCAATAAGGCACCCACCAACCATGGctatagcattaaaaaaaaaaaaaccctcaaagcCTTGGAAGTCTAAAAGAACAGTCCTAGATACAGAATATAGAGGATGTGTGTGAGTAACTCATCCCAGAAAAGCCCACAGTTTTGGCAAATTTTAGCCTATGGGGGCACTTATGCAGTTTAATTTCCTCACCATTCTCTAGGTCTAAACTGGGTTTCAGAACCTACTCATTCTATTTTAAAGCATCACAGTGCAGGGGACCCAGCACATGTAGCTCCTAGTAAAGTCCTCTGGAtactattactttttttttttttttttttttttaaatctgtccACAGCTCCCAAGGTATTTAAGTATCTGTCTCTTTCTCACGTCACAGGGGCTGCATTGGTTCCTAGCCTTGCTTTTTGGTGCTTCAATGGAATCCTTATGGTGGCTGATGTAACAGGAAAGCCAACTTTCATTACTCGGTATCGCATTCAGTTGGGCAAGAATGATCCTGTAAGTATTTCTGTGTGCTGCTTCTGCTAGCTAAACACTTCTTGCAGTCTGTTAGGTCAGGAAAGGGGAGAAGAACCACTTATGCTTTTCTCTTCCAAGCAGATTGCTCCCTCTTCAGTGTTGAAGACTGATTCTAAAGACAGGCTCATGTGCTAAGTATTGTGTATCTATTGCAGAGGAAGGCAGTTCTTGTAATTAGGCTGCTGATCAGACCTTGATAGTCCACTAGTTAACAAGTTGATCCTACAGCTAACTAATGACAGCAGCCAATAAATCTTAAAGCTCTTTATCCTTTGAACTCAGAGCCACAGTGCTTCTGATATAGCCTGGAATCCTGACTTCTTTTTTGCAGGTGGACACACAGAAATTGCGACAAGCCATCTACACAGCGCTGTTTAATCAGTTCTTTGTCTCCTTTCCCATGCTCGTGCCCATGTTCTATGTAATGAAATGGTGGGGCAACACTTTCAGCAAGGAATTACCCACTTTCCAGTGGTTTCTTGTGGAGCTGAGCATCTTTACCTTAATAGAGGAAATCCTCTTCTATTATTCACACAGGTGAGCTGAGCGCAGAACAGGACTCCGGTTTGTGCCTATGCCGTTAAGCTTATACCCATCTCTTGAAATGGTCCTGGTCCACCCTCTTCCATCAGTCTTGTATTTAAGCCATCCTTACTGCTTGAGCCTTAGCTGCTGCAATGCTGCTAGGAACTACAGGGAGCAAAAATGAGTAAAAACTACAGAAATGGCAgtttaagaagagaaaaagagctattttctttgaaaagaggAGAATGGGAGtatcctgaaagaaaaaaagcttaagaATTCAGAGACTGATGTCCTGTTCACCTGAACAGTGCCTACAAAACATAGCCTAGCTCCCAGCACTACGGACTCTCTGACCATTTACTCCAGTAGTGGAAGATAAAATtgaagcaaggaaggaaaaagcctGCAAGACTATGCAGAAGCAAGCACAGCATTCTCAGAAATACACAGATTTCCCTTTTGGGCaatgggaaaaggaaacagaagaggcTATTTCTTACTAAGGGCCCAGTGAACCTAAAATCCTGTCTCTAATTGCTGCCAGTTGGAAAAGTCAGAATATTGAAAATATGAAGTGAGTCTTTCACTAAAATGTACTCCCAAATCTGAGCAAATCAGTCTTTCATAGACTGGATTTCATGGCATGCATCAGAACTTAAGTTTAACATCAACCAGCAGACAGTGAAACCATTGGATGAGGGCTGAGTGCTAACGAGAGGAAACCATAGATCCTACACTGCCATTCCCAGCTCTAAGGTCTGTTTTAGGTGGACACAAGCAAGTCTCTGGGGGACGTTCTGTTACTCTATGTTCCTTTCTTATG
This genomic interval carries:
- the FAXDC2 gene encoding fatty acid hydroxylase domain-containing protein 2 — its product is MKKDSGYSTMAAHQEQEEKLWAAVKMSALVLGSALLIFTALMNSVSWCVQKIWDTSGYFWQTTWLKLYYLFEGREWSLFLFGAALVPSLAFWCFNGILMVADVTGKPTFITRYRIQLGKNDPVDTQKLRQAIYTALFNQFFVSFPMLVPMFYVMKWWGNTFSKELPTFQWFLVELSIFTLIEEILFYYSHRLVHLPLLYKHIHKKHHEWTAPIGVVSIYAHPLEHILSNTLPVMTGPMLMGSHMVSITAWFSLALVTTSISHCGYHLPFLPSPEFHDFHHLKFNQCYGVLGVLDYLHGTDDVFRQSKAYERHRVLLSLTPLSKSIPDIPKRAG